The following coding sequences are from one Lipingzhangella halophila window:
- a CDS encoding pirin family protein: protein MSNTEPAPVEMECRDQAVAVEDPGRPGVEVLTARDVPLGGPRAMRVRRTLPQRRRSLIGAWCFVDHYGPGDVGRTGGMDVAPHPHTGLQTVSWLFTGEIEHRDSLGAHAMVRPGELNLMTGGHGICHSEVSTPGTATLHGVQLWVALPDAYRHTARDFRHHAPAPVDLGGATARVFLGSLAGETSPVATFSPLLGAEITLTPHARVTVDVDQRFEHGILVDTGAVTAAGTELSTTELGYLGTGAAQLELANLTGEPARVLLLGGPPFGEEIIMWWNFVARSHEEIVAFRDAWQRASDQFGHVAGYAGTPERLPAPELPNARIKPRRNP, encoded by the coding sequence GTGAGCAACACCGAACCAGCCCCCGTCGAGATGGAGTGCCGGGACCAGGCTGTCGCTGTCGAGGACCCAGGTCGGCCCGGCGTGGAGGTCCTGACCGCGCGTGATGTGCCGCTCGGCGGCCCCAGGGCGATGCGGGTGCGCCGCACGCTGCCGCAGCGCAGGCGTTCCCTGATCGGGGCCTGGTGCTTCGTGGACCACTACGGTCCCGGCGATGTCGGCCGAACCGGCGGCATGGACGTCGCCCCGCATCCGCACACCGGCCTGCAGACAGTGAGCTGGCTGTTCACCGGCGAGATCGAGCACCGTGACAGCCTGGGTGCGCACGCGATGGTGCGGCCCGGTGAGCTGAACCTGATGACCGGCGGGCACGGGATCTGCCACTCCGAGGTGTCGACGCCGGGGACCGCGACCCTGCACGGGGTGCAGCTCTGGGTGGCACTTCCGGACGCGTACCGGCACACCGCGCGGGACTTCCGGCACCACGCCCCGGCTCCCGTTGATCTCGGCGGTGCGACGGCCCGCGTCTTCCTCGGCTCGCTCGCGGGCGAAACCTCACCGGTGGCGACCTTCTCGCCGCTGTTGGGCGCGGAGATCACGCTCACCCCGCACGCCCGGGTCACGGTGGACGTCGACCAGCGCTTCGAGCACGGGATCCTCGTGGACACCGGCGCGGTAACCGCGGCCGGCACCGAGCTGTCCACGACAGAGCTCGGCTACCTGGGAACGGGCGCGGCGCAGCTGGAGCTGGCCAACCTCACCGGTGAGCCCGCGCGGGTGCTGCTACTCGGCGGCCCACCATTCGGCGAGGAGATCATCATGTGGTGGAACTTCGTCGCCCGCAGCCACGAGGAGATCGTCGCCTTCCGCGACGCCTGGCAGCGTGCGTCCGACCAGTTCGGTCACGTTGCAGGCTACGCGGGCACACCTGAGCGCCTGCCGGCCCCCGAACTGCCGAACGCCCGGATCAAGCCGCGCCGCAACCCGTAA